The DNA region TGGTTCGTGTCGGAGATCCCCATTCTACTCCAATGGTGGGCGGGTAGAAATGTGATCTTTACCGATTCCTTTATGCTGACCTGACCTAACTCTTGGGAAACAGTAGGGCCTAAATTTTCTTCTTCTGAAAATGATTTCATTCCGGAAGGAAGAAGTATTTGTAAGTTCGGATTTTTACTTCTTAAGTATCTTAATGTATCTCTATCCAAATGGTCTCTATGAGCGTGACTTACTACTACAAAGTCGATTGGAGGAAGATCCTCTTTTGGGATAGGTAGTTTGACCAGTCTGGTTACCAAAATTGGAGCATCAAAGATAGGGTCAGTCAGAACATTTACGGTTTTTCCATTTTTGGTAGAAGAGATCCAAACTGTAGCATGTCCGAACCATACCACTCTTACCTTTCCTTCCGGAGCGATTAGGTCTTTAGAGTTTCTTTCCAGCACTGTAGGAAGTTCTTCTGTGAGCCCTTCGACTGCAGGAGCATCTTTAGGTCCCCAGACTTTCCAACGTAGGATAGCCAAAGGAGACTTTCCCTGTAATTCTTCATCCGGATCTAAATTATGATATCTGCCTTCTCTATAACTGGGGGACTTTACCCTGTCCGGATCCAATGGAAAACAATAAAATAATGAAATTGCGAGTAGGAGAGTCGCGGAATGGAATATTAAACTCATATTGTTGTTTTGGACCTATTGTAACATTTTTGGAGCCTAATTTTTTCTAAAAGAATAGGGCTTAATCAATTTATTTCTATTCTTCCTGGCGATATAAGATGAATATATTTTTTTTTTTTTCAAACCGACCGATGTCGCCGAGTCTTTGTTTAACAGGTTGCTTGCAGAAAATTCAGCTCTAACCCGTTCTATCCTAAATGGAAGCTTCTATACAGATCAGGGACCTGCCATTTGCGAAAAATAGAATACTTTCGCTCGTGGTCATATTTTTATTTATCAGCTTCCATTTTTTGTTACCATTGGGACTATTATTTGGTGATTTTCCCTATTGGGCAGCTTGGGTTTTTGCCTCTGCTTTAGGACCGGTGTCCTATACTTTTTGGAATCTGATCCATGAAAGTATCCATGGGAATTTTTCGAATGAAAGAAAGCAGAATCATTTTTGGGGAAGGTTTCTTTGTATCGTGTTCGGGGCTCCTTATTCAGTTCTGAAATGTAGTCATCTGATGCACCATAAGTTCAATAGAGAACCCGGTGATCGGATCGAATTTTATGATCCAAATTCTCGAAAACCGAGATGGTTCCAGAGTTTGAATTATTATTTCAGAATTACTGTAGCGACTTACATTTTTGAAGTTGGGACCGGACTTTTACTTTCATTACCTTCTCGTTGGACAAAACCTATCGTGGATCGATTCATTGAGTATCCTATTGAAGAAGGTTTTTTTAAATGGATCTATCGGCCTGAAATTTTAGAAGAATTGAGAAAGGATATTTTTTGGATACTTACCTTCTATATTCCTTCTTTCTGGTTGTTTGGAAATAATTGGCCTTTGTTGGTGTTCCTACTTTTGAGTAGGTCTTTCTTTATATCATTTTTCGATAATGCGTATCATTACGGGAAAGAAATTAATGATAAAAATTCGGCCTTTAATTTAACTCTACCGAAAACGGTAAGTGCATTCTTCTTACATTTTAATTATCATAGGATTCATCATAGATTCCCGGGATGTTCCTGGGATCGATTACCGAAACAAATGGAGGTTTGCGGAGAAACCTGGGACAAAAGTTTTATGAAACAAGCATGGAGCCAATGGGGCGGGCTCTTAGAACCTTTGGATGGAAAAATTTCTAAATAAAAAGAAAACATATGAGAACGATAATACAATCTTTCATTCACAATAGACTCTTCATGTATTTGGGAGTCATATTCATTGTTGCCGCGGGGGGAATGTCTCTTTGCGGTTTACGTAGGGACGCTTTTCCGA from Leptospira selangorensis includes:
- a CDS encoding MBL fold metallo-hydrolase; translation: MSLIFHSATLLLAISLFYCFPLDPDRVKSPSYREGRYHNLDPDEELQGKSPLAILRWKVWGPKDAPAVEGLTEELPTVLERNSKDLIAPEGKVRVVWFGHATVWISSTKNGKTVNVLTDPIFDAPILVTRLVKLPIPKEDLPPIDFVVVSHAHRDHLDRDTLRYLRSKNPNLQILLPSGMKSFSEEENLGPTVSQELGQVSIKESVKITFLPAHHWSRMGISDTNQYFWGSYSLEAQGKIIYFAGDTGYSSHFKNISERLGKPVDLALLPIGAYKPRWFMKYAHIGPEEALMATKDLNAKSFAPIHWGTFPLGDDLPKEPMLDLKQRLSFPASPDTKGINPPTDGISWGNKDGVKIVPWTIGSGIDLE
- a CDS encoding fatty acid desaturase family protein, with amino-acid sequence MEASIQIRDLPFAKNRILSLVVIFLFISFHFLLPLGLLFGDFPYWAAWVFASALGPVSYTFWNLIHESIHGNFSNERKQNHFWGRFLCIVFGAPYSVLKCSHLMHHKFNREPGDRIEFYDPNSRKPRWFQSLNYYFRITVATYIFEVGTGLLLSLPSRWTKPIVDRFIEYPIEEGFFKWIYRPEILEELRKDIFWILTFYIPSFWLFGNNWPLLVFLLLSRSFFISFFDNAYHYGKEINDKNSAFNLTLPKTVSAFFLHFNYHRIHHRFPGCSWDRLPKQMEVCGETWDKSFMKQAWSQWGGLLEPLDGKISK